One Candidatus Thermoplasmatota archaeon DNA segment encodes these proteins:
- a CDS encoding archease gives MKKYSFIEHTADIAIRAYGKNLDQCFENAAFAMFDIISDTKKVKTTGEYKIELKAESLEQLLVDWLSKLLYLHDSNNFLFGKFRVALDKERKNLRAQVWGEKFDRNRHFVGKEIKAVTYHMLEVNEKDCYVQVLFDI, from the coding sequence ATGAAGAAATATTCCTTTATAGAGCATACTGCTGATATAGCAATAAGAGCCTACGGTAAAAATTTAGATCAATGCTTTGAGAACGCAGCTTTCGCTATGTTCGATATAATTTCGGATACTAAAAAAGTGAAAACTACTGGTGAGTATAAAATAGAGCTTAAAGCTGAGAGCTTAGAGCAATTACTCGTAGATTGGCTTTCTAAACTACTTTATCTACATGACTCAAATAATTTTCTATTTGGTAAATTTAGAGTTGCACTAGATAAGGAGAGAAAAAATTTAAGAGCTCAAGTCTGGGGCGAGAAGTTTGATCGCAACAGGCATTTTGTAGGTAAGGAAATAAAAGCAGTAACCTATCATATGCTGGAAGTAAACGAAAAAGATTGCTACGTGCAGGTTTTGTTCGATATCTGA
- a CDS encoding ATP-dependent DNA ligase, translating into MLYSEIVGVYERIEATTKRLEMTDYLVELFKSTPSEIIDKVVYLTQGKLYPDYVNIELGVGEKLCLKALAFASGINEKELEKIWKKTGDLGTAAFETIAKRHQTALFFTPLTVTRVYNNFEKIAKATGSGAQELKIKLIAELLHDSEPKEAKYIIRSVLGKLRLGIADMTILDALAIAFADKKEREELERAYNICSDLGTVAKIVAEKGVEDVKKVSIKIGVPVRMMLAERLTSVKEIIEKLGRAVYEYKYDGLRIQAHIDGKKISLFSRHLENITAQFPDLQQSLKVSFKSENGIVEGECVPVNINTNELLPFQEVAHRRGRKYEVKEASADYPVVLFLFDCLYENGKDLTKESYLARRKILEKIITPSEQIRFAEYLITDKIEEIDDFFCKAVEAGCEGLVAKSIKEDSFYRAGARGWQWIKYKRDYKSEMVDTVDLVAVGAFVGKGRRAGTYGALLMGCYNKEKDVLETVCKLASGFDDETLFKLPEMFKDSVISKPHARVSSQIKADYWFVPKYVLEVLGAEITLSPVHTCAYNAVRKGSGLAIRFPRFTGKLRKDKAPEDATTSKEIEEMYKKQLKKAG; encoded by the coding sequence ATGCTCTATTCTGAAATAGTTGGAGTTTACGAGAGAATAGAAGCTACTACTAAAAGGCTAGAAATGACAGACTATTTAGTTGAGCTTTTCAAATCAACCCCTAGCGAGATTATAGATAAAGTTGTATATCTTACCCAAGGCAAGCTCTATCCAGACTATGTTAATATCGAGCTTGGCGTCGGTGAAAAGCTCTGTTTAAAAGCGCTTGCATTTGCATCAGGTATAAATGAGAAGGAGCTTGAAAAAATCTGGAAAAAGACTGGCGATTTGGGTACTGCTGCATTTGAAACCATAGCTAAGAGGCATCAAACTGCGCTTTTCTTCACACCTTTAACTGTAACAAGAGTTTATAACAATTTTGAAAAAATAGCTAAAGCTACTGGCTCAGGAGCTCAAGAGCTCAAAATAAAGCTTATTGCAGAACTGCTACACGACTCAGAGCCTAAAGAAGCCAAGTACATTATACGAAGCGTATTGGGCAAGCTCAGATTGGGAATCGCAGATATGACTATTTTAGATGCACTTGCAATTGCATTTGCAGATAAAAAAGAGCGTGAAGAGCTTGAACGCGCATACAATATATGCTCTGATTTAGGCACCGTAGCAAAGATTGTGGCTGAGAAAGGCGTTGAAGATGTGAAAAAAGTTAGTATTAAAATAGGTGTACCTGTGAGAATGATGCTTGCAGAAAGGCTGACCTCGGTAAAGGAAATTATAGAGAAGCTCGGAAGAGCTGTTTACGAGTACAAATACGATGGGCTAAGAATCCAAGCTCATATTGATGGCAAAAAAATATCGCTTTTTTCTAGGCATTTGGAAAATATTACTGCGCAATTTCCTGATCTTCAACAATCTTTAAAAGTTTCTTTCAAATCTGAGAATGGAATAGTGGAAGGTGAATGCGTGCCTGTAAATATCAATACCAACGAGCTATTACCTTTTCAAGAAGTAGCTCATAGAAGAGGTAGGAAGTATGAAGTTAAGGAAGCAAGCGCTGACTATCCAGTAGTTCTGTTCCTGTTCGATTGTTTATATGAGAATGGCAAAGATTTAACAAAAGAAAGTTATTTAGCAAGGCGAAAAATACTGGAAAAAATAATAACGCCCTCAGAGCAAATAAGATTTGCAGAATATCTTATTACAGACAAGATTGAAGAAATAGATGATTTTTTCTGTAAAGCAGTTGAAGCTGGTTGCGAAGGTCTTGTAGCTAAATCTATAAAAGAGGATTCTTTTTATAGAGCTGGTGCTAGAGGATGGCAGTGGATAAAATACAAGCGCGATTACAAATCTGAAATGGTAGATACTGTAGATTTAGTTGCGGTTGGCGCATTCGTAGGCAAAGGTCGTAGAGCAGGTACTTATGGCGCTTTGTTGATGGGTTGCTATAACAAAGAAAAAGATGTCTTAGAGACTGTATGCAAATTAGCTTCAGGGTTCGATGATGAAACGTTATTTAAACTTCCTGAAATGTTCAAAGATTCTGTAATTAGCAAGCCTCATGCAAGAGTTAGCTCTCAGATAAAAGCCGATTACTGGTTTGTACCGAAATATGTATTAGAAGTCTTGGGCGCAGAAATAACCTTAAGTCCTGTTCATACATGCGCATATAATGCGGTAAGGAAAGGCTCTGGACTTGCAATTAGATTCCCTAGATTTACAGGTAAATTGCGCAAAGATAAAGCGCCAGAAGATGCAACTACATCGAAAGAAATTGAAGAAATGTATAAGAAGCAGCTGAAGAAAGCTGGGTAA
- a CDS encoding 4Fe-4S binding protein: MTVNEALCEGCGSCSSACPSSSIKMNNFTDRQVYAQVEALSG; this comes from the coding sequence ATGACTGTAAATGAAGCTCTGTGCGAAGGCTGCGGTAGCTGCAGCTCTGCTTGCCCTTCATCCTCAATTAAAATGAACAATTTCACAGATAGACAGGTCTATGCGCAAGTAGAGGCGCTGAGTGGGTAA
- a CDS encoding carbohydrate kinase family protein, translating to MKKIDVIGIGALNYDLLLKVDRILAKEDEICADEEHYLPGGSAANTIYGLAKLGLKTGFVGCLGKDMEGREIIRNFNSVGVCVKGIKILENKRTGLALALVDRSGRRALYILPRANNFLSHINLNYIKNAKLLHLTSFANLKQFELQKKIVEKLPNLEISFAPGALYTRLGLKCLLPIISKCSIIFLNYEELKMLTRKNYLDGCDKIISSGCKTVVVTLGEKGCYIAEATGKHHIKAIKTKVLDLTGAGDAFAAGFLYGYLKRKCLEECGKLGNIVASFCISKFGAREGLPSKKEIKKFLLSKKL from the coding sequence ATGAAAAAAATAGATGTTATTGGCATAGGTGCGCTAAATTACGACCTCTTACTTAAAGTCGATAGAATTTTAGCGAAAGAAGACGAAATTTGCGCTGATGAAGAGCACTATTTGCCAGGAGGTTCTGCAGCTAATACTATCTACGGGTTAGCTAAGTTAGGATTAAAAACAGGTTTTGTCGGCTGTTTGGGTAAAGATATGGAAGGTAGAGAAATAATCCGGAATTTCAATTCGGTTGGAGTATGTGTGAAAGGTATTAAAATTTTAGAGAATAAGAGAACAGGCCTTGCATTAGCACTTGTAGATAGGTCTGGAAGAAGAGCTTTGTATATTTTACCTAGAGCGAACAACTTTTTAAGTCATATAAATCTAAATTATATCAAAAACGCGAAACTTCTTCACTTAACTTCATTTGCAAACTTAAAGCAGTTTGAGCTACAAAAAAAGATTGTAGAAAAATTACCTAACTTAGAAATAAGTTTCGCGCCAGGGGCGCTATACACAAGGTTGGGTCTTAAATGTTTGCTACCTATAATCTCAAAATGCAGTATTATTTTCTTAAATTATGAAGAGCTAAAAATGCTTACTCGTAAAAATTACTTGGATGGCTGTGATAAAATTATCAGCTCAGGCTGCAAAACAGTTGTTGTAACATTAGGCGAAAAAGGCTGTTATATCGCTGAAGCTACCGGAAAACATCATATCAAAGCAATAAAAACAAAAGTTCTAGACCTTACAGGTGCTGGAGATGCCTTTGCAGCAGGCTTTCTTTATGGATATCTGAAACGAAAATGTTTAGAAGAATGCGGTAAATTAGGAAATATAGTTGCAAGTTTTTGTATCTCTAAATTTGGCGCAAGAGAAGGATTGCCTAGTAAAAAAGAAATTAAGAAATTTTTACTGAGCAAAAAGTTATGA